In one window of Deltaproteobacteria bacterium PRO3 DNA:
- a CDS encoding tetratricopeptide repeat protein, translated as MDEIRALFSEGKKAFQQHQYEHAQKIFLQLIQKKPYFADVYNMLGVISHNSGQFTDATGYFEKALKINPKYTEALLNLAVLYNDLGEYKKARALYAKVQEKSREHKGSKMDPFIRAKLANRHAEVGDIYEGIGFYKEAIEEYRKALHLGPTFLDIRCKLAVCLREMGKHKDAIEEFKRVLKANPKYHYAGVQLGVTLYAAGKTKEAVAQWKKTLKAEPGHEGAKMYLRLAEGAA; from the coding sequence ATGGACGAAATCCGCGCCTTGTTCTCCGAGGGCAAGAAGGCCTTCCAGCAGCACCAATACGAGCACGCCCAGAAAATCTTCCTCCAGCTGATCCAAAAGAAGCCCTATTTCGCCGACGTCTACAACATGCTCGGCGTCATCTCGCACAACTCGGGGCAGTTCACCGACGCGACCGGCTATTTCGAAAAGGCGCTCAAGATCAATCCGAAGTACACCGAGGCCCTGCTCAACTTGGCCGTGCTCTACAACGACCTGGGCGAGTACAAGAAGGCCCGCGCCCTCTATGCCAAGGTCCAAGAGAAATCCCGCGAGCACAAGGGCAGCAAGATGGACCCCTTCATCCGCGCCAAGCTGGCCAACCGCCACGCCGAGGTGGGCGACATCTACGAGGGGATCGGGTTCTACAAAGAGGCGATCGAGGAGTACCGCAAGGCCCTGCACCTGGGGCCGACCTTCCTCGACATCCGCTGCAAATTGGCGGTGTGCCTCCGCGAGATGGGCAAACACAAGGACGCGATCGAAGAATTCAAGCGCGTCCTGAAGGCCAACCCCAAGTACCACTACGCCGGCGTCCAGCTGGGCGTGACGCTCTACGCCGCGGGCAAGACCAAGGAAGCGGTGGCGCAGTGGAAGAAGACGCTCAAGGCCGAGCCTGGCCACGAGGGGGCGAAGATGTACTTGAGGCTGGCGGAAGGCGCAGCCTAG
- a CDS encoding outer membrane protein assembly factor BamD yields the protein MRKWPLLLLFPALVMIAGACQKKSFKFSGDETDVQAIEKCMKLSEKKKFQEAVECLEIFKSRFPDSTYALDAELNIADAYFRKKDWVLAAETYNLFTRLHPTSEKLDYAYYRAGLSYEKQLPKGIDRDLSSMNQAEENFAMVFRRFPGSPYAEMAKAKYDEVRGRGAKKDMYVGKFYFKSGQYRAAIPRFLQVLQEYPGLGYDEEALERTALAFHKLGEKEKAQGAAQLMREKFPDSKKTQKVLKKVGLASAPAPTPAGN from the coding sequence ATGCGAAAATGGCCCCTCCTGCTCCTGTTCCCCGCCTTGGTAATGATCGCCGGGGCCTGCCAGAAAAAATCCTTCAAATTTTCCGGCGACGAGACCGACGTGCAGGCCATCGAGAAGTGCATGAAGCTGAGCGAGAAGAAGAAGTTCCAAGAGGCGGTCGAGTGCCTCGAGATCTTCAAGAGCCGCTTCCCCGACAGCACCTACGCCCTGGATGCCGAACTGAACATCGCCGACGCCTATTTTCGCAAAAAAGACTGGGTCCTGGCCGCCGAGACCTACAACCTCTTCACGCGGCTGCACCCCACCAGCGAGAAGCTCGACTACGCCTACTACCGCGCCGGCCTCTCTTATGAAAAACAGCTGCCCAAGGGCATCGACCGCGACCTATCCTCGATGAACCAGGCCGAGGAGAACTTCGCGATGGTCTTCCGCCGTTTCCCCGGCAGCCCCTATGCCGAGATGGCGAAGGCGAAATACGACGAGGTCCGCGGCCGCGGGGCGAAGAAAGACATGTATGTCGGCAAATTTTATTTCAAGAGCGGCCAATACCGCGCGGCCATCCCGCGCTTTTTGCAAGTGCTGCAGGAGTACCCCGGCCTGGGCTACGACGAGGAGGCCCTGGAGCGCACCGCGCTGGCCTTCCATAAGCTGGGCGAAAAAGAGAAGGCCCAGGGCGCGGCGCAGCTGATGCGGGAGAAATTTCCCGACAGCAAGAAGACCCAAAAGGTGTTGAAGAAGGTCGGCCTGGCCTCGGCCCCGGCTCCGACCCCGGCCGGCAACTAA
- a CDS encoding DUF1844 domain-containing protein, with amino-acid sequence MSDAEELENQGFKVKDRRRFHPDGTPVEGRNEAAPQESAEDAPSVETPKAPEAAEAPESLREIPADFSSLVLSLAAGAHSGLGLAPHPMSGKVEKNLVQAKYNIDLLGILEAKTQGHLTPEEAQLLQAVLYDLRMRFVEAQTSS; translated from the coding sequence ATGAGCGACGCGGAAGAATTGGAAAATCAAGGATTTAAGGTAAAGGACCGGCGGCGCTTCCATCCGGACGGCACTCCGGTGGAGGGCCGGAACGAAGCGGCCCCGCAGGAAAGCGCCGAGGACGCCCCTTCCGTGGAGACCCCTAAGGCTCCCGAGGCCGCCGAGGCCCCGGAGTCCCTGCGGGAGATACCTGCGGATTTCTCCTCCTTGGTCCTTTCCCTGGCCGCGGGCGCGCACAGCGGGCTGGGCCTGGCCCCCCACCCGATGAGCGGGAAGGTGGAGAAAAACCTGGTCCAGGCCAAGTACAACATCGACCTCCTGGGGATCCTGGAGGCGAAGACGCAGGGGCATTTGACGCCGGAGGAGGCGCAGTTATTGCAAGCCGTCCTCTACGACCTGCGGATGCGTTTTGTGGAGGCGCAGACATCTTCATGA
- a CDS encoding DegQ family serine endoprotease: protein MKTDRSRFSLEPRMGKKYSLRTLLLTAVLSAGVGLGIAVKLDWLQPSSAQSEAASAPPPLFSPPRGAPSSFADLTKQVQAAVVNISTSKTLRPRGRYPNPLYEDFYNRYYQSNPQRRQSSLGSGFILNKDGYILTNNHVVSGADEIEVKLSDGRSLAARIVGSDPKTDIAVIKIDAHESLPTVALGNSDSLEIGDWVLAIGNPFGLTQTVTAGIVSAKGRVIGAGPYDDFIQTDASINPGNSGGPLFNLRGEVVGVNTAVVAAGQGLGFAIPINMAKQVIPKLIKGQKVERGYLGIGLQEVTPELMQAMGLSKPEGALVGQVFEGSPAHRAGIQAGDLILGLNSQPIQKTNDLPILVGQAEVGSEVTIDVLRRGERKSFQVKVASQSEVSQVIAGSAVGGGNSSSIGLAIRDVNPLESQRNGLPPGQGVTVTDIDERSAAAFVGIQPGDVILKFNDQPVVGSRDFLKKSEGLKRGQTVRMLVKRGPMTSFFAFKI from the coding sequence ATGAAAACCGATCGCAGCCGTTTTTCGTTAGAACCACGCATGGGAAAGAAATATTCTCTGCGCACCCTTTTGCTCACCGCCGTCCTCTCGGCCGGCGTCGGCCTGGGCATCGCCGTCAAGCTGGATTGGCTGCAACCCAGCTCCGCCCAAAGCGAAGCGGCCTCGGCGCCGCCCCCGCTCTTTTCCCCGCCGCGCGGCGCGCCCTCCTCCTTCGCCGACCTGACGAAGCAGGTTCAGGCGGCGGTGGTCAACATCAGCACCTCCAAGACCCTGCGCCCGCGGGGGCGTTACCCCAATCCCTTGTACGAGGACTTTTACAACCGCTATTACCAGTCCAACCCTCAGCGCCGTCAAAGCAGCCTGGGTTCCGGTTTCATCCTGAACAAGGACGGCTACATCCTCACCAATAACCACGTGGTCAGCGGCGCGGACGAGATCGAGGTCAAGCTCTCCGACGGGCGCAGCCTGGCGGCCCGCATCGTCGGCTCCGATCCCAAGACGGACATCGCGGTCATCAAGATCGACGCCCACGAAAGCCTCCCCACGGTGGCCTTAGGCAATTCCGACTCCCTCGAGATCGGCGATTGGGTCCTGGCGATCGGCAATCCCTTCGGCCTCACCCAGACCGTGACGGCGGGCATCGTCAGCGCGAAGGGCCGGGTGATCGGCGCCGGGCCTTACGACGACTTCATCCAGACCGACGCCTCGATCAACCCGGGCAATTCCGGCGGGCCGCTCTTCAACCTGCGCGGCGAGGTGGTGGGCGTCAACACGGCCGTCGTCGCCGCCGGCCAGGGGCTGGGCTTCGCCATCCCCATCAACATGGCCAAGCAGGTCATTCCCAAGCTGATCAAGGGGCAGAAGGTGGAACGCGGCTACTTGGGCATCGGCCTGCAAGAGGTCACCCCCGAGCTGATGCAGGCCATGGGACTGAGCAAGCCGGAAGGCGCCTTGGTCGGGCAGGTCTTCGAAGGCTCTCCCGCGCACCGCGCCGGGATCCAGGCGGGGGACCTGATCCTCGGCCTGAACAGCCAGCCCATCCAAAAGACCAACGACCTCCCGATCCTGGTCGGGCAGGCCGAAGTCGGCTCCGAGGTGACGATCGACGTCCTGCGCCGTGGGGAACGGAAGAGTTTTCAGGTGAAGGTCGCCTCGCAGAGCGAGGTAAGTCAGGTGATTGCCGGCAGCGCCGTCGGCGGCGGCAACAGCAGCTCGATCGGGCTGGCGATTCGCGACGTCAATCCCTTGGAGAGCCAGCGCAACGGCCTGCCGCCCGGGCAGGGCGTGACGGTAACCGACATCGACGAGCGTTCGGCCGCGGCCTTCGTCGGCATTCAACCCGGCGACGTGATCCTCA